In Quercus lobata isolate SW786 chromosome 12, ValleyOak3.0 Primary Assembly, whole genome shotgun sequence, a genomic segment contains:
- the LOC115972591 gene encoding flavonoid 3'-monooxygenase-like: MLNTVSATWSRWWSASNDKDELSRANLTALVSIFAVLFWFLWAAKKSRKPPLPPGPRGLPLLGYLPFLGTNLHRKFEELAGLYGPIYKVWLGQKLCVVISSPSLVKEVVRDQDRIFANRDPPIAARVATYGGADIAFSSYGPDWKKLRKIFVREMLSNSNLDGSYTLRREEVKKSIRNVYDKIGTPIDLGLLAFVTAVNAVMNMVWGDSLQGEEGTKIGAEFKRLVGEQMVLMGKPNVSDFFPGLAMFDLQGIERKGKRIVQWIERILDSAIEKRMNSNTGKNEGTGQMEQRKDFLQLLLELREQDGAATSISMRQVKAMLMDILVGGTDTTSTMVEWVMAELMQHPEAMRKVNEELTEFVGLDSLVEESHFPKLHYLDAVIKETFRLHPALPLLLPRCPSQSSTVGGYYIPKGCMVWLNVWAIHRDPKIWENPLEFQPERFLNESSNLDYFGNSFNYIPFGSGRRICAGLPLAEKTLMYILASLLHSFEWKLPHGTELEFSDNFGIVTKKLNPTVAVPTPRLSNFELYTK; this comes from the exons ATGTTGAATACAGTTTCCGCCACGTGGTCACGGTGGTGGAGTGCTAGCAACGACAAAGATGAACTTTCTAGAGCAAATCTCACTGCTTTAGTCTCTATATTCGCGGTGTTGTTCTGGTTCTTATGGGCAGCCAAGAAATCAAGAAAGCCTCCATTGCCACCAGGTCCACGTGGCTTGCCACTACTTGGGTACCTTCCCTTTCTAGGTACCAACCTTCATAGGAAATTTGAGGAACTGGCAGGGCTCTATGGACCTATCTACAAGGTTTGGCTTGGACAAAAATTATGTGTCGTGATAAGTTCACCATCACTGGTGAAAGAAGTGGTTCGTGACCAAGACAGAATATTCGCCAACCGTGACCCTCCCATAGCTGCACGAGTTGCCACATATGGGGGAGCTGATATTGCATTTTCATCGTATGGTCCTGATTGGAAGAAGTTGCGTAAGATTTTTGTGCGAGAAATGCTGAGTAATTCAAATCTTGATGGTTCTTACACCCTACGAAGGGAAGAAGTAAAAAAGTCTATTAGAAATGTGTATGACAAAATAGGCACTCCCATAGATCTCGGGCTATTGGCATTTGTGACTGCAGTAAACGCGGTCATGAACATGGTGTGGGGTGACTCGCTACAAGGAGAGGAAGGGACTAAAATTGGAGCTGAGTTTAAAAGATTAGTGGGGGAACAGATGGTGCTAATGGGAAAACCAAATGTCTCGGACTTTTTCCCAGGGCTTGCAATGTTTGATTTACAAGGGATtgagagaaaaggaaagaggaTTGTGCAATGGATTGAGCGCATTCTTGATTCAGCCATTGAAAAAAGGATGAATTCTAACACAGGCAAAAATGAGGGGACTGGACAGATGGAACAAAGGAAGGACTTCTTGCAACTTCTCTTGGAGTTAAGGGAACAAGATGGTGCTGCAACATCAATTAGCATGAGGCAAGTGAAGGCCATGCTTATG GACATATTGGTGGGTGGAACTGATACCACATCAACCATGGTGGAATGGGTGATGGCAGAGCTGATGCAGCATCCAGAGGCAATGAGGAAAGTCAATGAAGAGTTAACAGAATTTGTGGGTTTGGATAGCTTAGTTGAAGAATCCCATTTTCCCAAATTACACTATTTAGATGCTGTCATTAAAGAGACGTTCCGCTTGCACCCCGCGCTTCCCCTCCTACTGCCTCGTTGTCCAAGCCAATCTAGCACTGTTGGTGGGTACTACATACCCAAAGGTTGTATGGTTTGGTTAAATGTTTGGGCGATACATAGGGACCCAAAGATTTGGGAGAATCCATTGGAATTTCAACCAGAAAGGTTCCTAAATGAGTCAAGCAATTTGGATTATTTTGGCAACAGTTTTAATTATATTCCATTTGGATCTGGGAGAAGAATATGTGCAGGGCTTCCATTAGCAGAAAAAACTCTGATGTACATCTTAGCTTCGCTCTTGCATTCATTTGAGTGGAAATTGCCACATGGTACAGAGTTGGAATTTTCTGACAATTTTGGTATCGTTaccaaaaaattgaacccaacAGTTGCTGTTCCAACACCAAGGTTATCCAACTTTGAGctctacacaaaataa